The Osmerus eperlanus chromosome 1, fOsmEpe2.1, whole genome shotgun sequence genome includes the window gaaagaaatCACCACGGCCAGCAAACTGTCTATGAATATGATGCATTATATTTCTCATGGGTCACTCTGCTTGTCATAATGTGCCCTGTGCTCTTGTTATGCTAACAAGGGTCAACTTGTCTGTATTAGTCACTAAAAGGTGAAACATTTGCACAGTATCACAGCTTTAGcggacaaagaaacagaaaattATTATGGAGATGAGGTACTGGGCATTCATGTGACCTGAATACATCTGAAATACTGGCATGTGATTATTTGTTTTACAAGTGACACTACCACAGACAGACCCTGTACTTAACACATTTGATAATTCATGACAAAACAGAGATGCATCTGAAAGATTGAATATTGTGGTTttcatatttttgcatatttgaAAACAAATAGTTTGGTATAGATAGTTTACAGATAGTTGTCATAGCTGGTTTGCTGTATGTTGCCAGGTTTGGACAGAGGGACACATCCATCCTGATGACCTCCTCCATAGAAAATCAAATACCAGAGGAGCAAGAGGACAACACTCCCCTTACTAAATCTGAGATAAGGTTAGTGCCACAGACAGTTTTCTTTTCTTGTTCACTATTGCAATTCTTACTAGAAGCTGTGCAGAGTATCTGATTTAAAAGTTCTGATAAAAAATGTTTTGGTTTCGATCACATTGTTCCTGATGTGCTCATAACTATCTATTGTTCAGGTCAGAAAGACATGCTGATGCCATATTCACAAACAGCTACAGGAAAGTCCTGGGTCAAATTTCTGCCCGAAAGTTTCTTCAGACAATCATGGGAAAACGGCTTAGGTAAATAGTCCAAAAGACATCCACACGTCATTGTCGTCTAATCTTAAACAAGTGTTTGTTGGTTATAGTTTTGTATCACAAGGAATAAGCTGTTAACATGTGTAACTATGTGTATTTATTCTAATCTATTTAACTCAGAGAGGACACAGAAAGCTATGTAAAACGTCAATCAGACATCTATGAGGGAACCTACAAACATGATCTAACTTCCATTCAAAGACAACAGAGTTTTAGGGGACAACATAATGTCAAGAAATCCAGGTAACTTTGACCTCGATGCATAAGACTTAAAAGACATAAGCCATACAAGAGACTAAATCCATGTTTGCTCTTTACAGACTTCTATGTTGTGTCAGCAAGGGCTGGTCATAAACAgcaggtgtgtctgtgggaaCATGGGGCCCTGAGCATCCCTGACATTCATCTCAACAGTTTCTTTACAGCACATATAAGCTTATGAAGAACCAACACATCCAGTTTACCACATTCTACAATACTTGTTTTCAAGACATTATGCAAGTGCAATGTTTTCACAATAAAGCAAGGAGATTTTATACGGGTCAATGTGTTTCAATTAATTTTTTTTGCCCAAAGTGTTTATTTCACAAGCACTATTGTTTCATATCCAAAGATATGAAGACATGCTTATACGGTAGTTGAATTAGACTCAAGAAAGTGACAGAATAATTCTCATTTtctttatttcctttcattacAAAACATCTGATTTTCTGGAATTACCCATCAGTTATTCTCTTCTCCACATGGAATTGTTTTTATCAAAGGGGAAAACATTTAATTCAGTACTTGTACAAGCTAATCTTATATGGCTCCATGAAAGGTTCTTGATGTTGACCATGCCAGTAATGACACTTTCAATGCACTTAAACATGTTGTAAAACTGGGTGCTAACTTCAGTGGTGAGACAGACATTCAGAAATAGAAAACAAGAATGTACAAAAACCCCAATCCATTCAAATTTCATAAAGAAACCATAAAAACGACCATAGCCCACTGTCAAAAAAATCACAAGATGAAGTGCAAGAAGTGATAGCTTTAAAGCCTGCAGTGAGAGAATGTCTTATCAGTGAGCTTCAGTTCTGACATTTTAAGACACACTGataacacaaacaaaaaaggaATTCACGTAATATGCCATTTTGACTTTGTGTCCTTCAATTCTTGGAAACAAATGTTTAAGCATCTTCAATCTTCTTCtatgttttgtcttcatttactTTCAATTCTGCAAAAGAAAAGGCTTGTTATTTTTTCCAGTCATCACACAGAGAAAAGCAAGCAATGATTTGTTAACACAAAAGCCTATTAAATGCATCCATATATCCTGGATACATGAATCATCTCAGAGTGGATAAGAGTCATGTGAGGATTCAGATCTTCAGTTTAAATATGCTAGAATCAGACTATCAAACTCACATGGACTGTTTAACAACAAGGATGATTATGAGAAATGCCCAAGCATGGCACATCACTTCATGCACAACACAATGATACGGTATGACCAGTATCATGATCCACCTTGATCTGAGCAGGTTAAAGTACTAACATGGAGGTAAAGAAAGTAAAAGGTGGACTATATGTGGTCAGATGACGGTGAGATGAGAAAGGGGCTGGTTTGAAATCGGTATCACATGGGGAAGTTCACTGTGAATGAGCACCACCACACAGTCATGCATTAGACAGGCCAATGGCGAGGCACTGGGATGCAAACCATAGGGAAGCCCTTACTTTAACCCGGAAGACTGGCCATTTTGTATATGAATAGAGGCCTTTACCGCAGGCTCCTATATTTTGCCAATCTACTACTTTGCTCTGCAGCAATCCTGAAAGAGGAGTAAAGAGAGAAATACAGCAGGTAGAGGAAGGAGGGTTAAGGAGACAGGCACTAGCTAGAGGAGACTATGGCTAGCTGAAGTGTAAACAATTTAGCAAGAAGAAAACCTACAAGCAAGAATATTCCATCGTTGCTTATAATCACACCCACAACATAATCATGTTGACTTGTGATAAAGTACAGAACAAGGCTAAGGCAGTGTAGAACAGACAGGAAAGTGCAAGCAGGGTACCTCCACAGTGAAACTGAGCGATTACACCCTGACGTCTTTAGGCAGTGACACACACTGAAAGGTCTGCCTCTGGCCTATCAAGAGCTTTTCAAATTGATGGCCTTGAGGGATTCGCCCACTCAGCTCCTCACCCACACAGATTCGACTGGTAAGACCCACTAGAGGGCCCGTCAGGCTGGAGCTCTGCAGCAGGGTCTCCACTCCTCTGCCAGCCCAGCGCAGACATGGGCCCCTGGAGAATAACTGAGGGCCGGCAGAGCCCTCTGAAGTGCCACGAGGACGGAGGCACCAGTCAACCACAGGGACATGAAGTGCCAAGAGGCCACCCATAGCATCACAATGGTCCTCATCCAGAAAGGGGCATTTTCCTCTCTGCAGTCAACAGCTCTCTAGGAACCATCTGGTTGTCAGGTACTGCTAACAGGAGGCTTACCTCTTTACTGCTTTTTGGGCCAGCATGCGATTCCCAGCCAAGAAAGTGAGACTGCCGATGATGGCCAAGTACTTCAGAGTCTGGAACATGTTGAGGTGGGTCCAGTAGACATACATCAGACCTAGCATGGCTGAAATGCAACAACATATTGTTGAGCTGGTTAAAAGCACATTTTTTAAGAATCATGGAAACAAGCATGATGTGACACACGGTGCCTTTTCAAATGCAGGGCTCCACCCTCAGTACCAACCTGCATGGCCAATATGGAAAAGAACTGAGCTGGGAGATAGGCTGAAGTTGGAGATGTTGGCCCCTAGTTTCAACCACTGAAGAGACAGGATGAGAACAAGAGAATGCTATTTGTAAATGAAAGGCCTCATGATGTCATAAAAACTCAACGGTTTTCACTGAAAAACACTGACATGAACTGAGCCTTCCTGAGTGTGGCCATCACTTAACACTTCAAGTGCCCTTTGTGAAGAACAGATGTACTGTACTTACCAttgcttttgttatttttaatcaaaacatGCATTGTTACTGAAAATGCATGGTCCCATTTTAAAGAGCTATTCTCGACAtccaaaaaaattaaataaaaacaatttctGAAATGAATACTGATTGTAAACCGAGGGTGTCTCTCACCAGcaccagcaggaggaggaagggggagaggatcaGGCCGGTGAAGGTGTTGGACACCATCGTGGGAGGCTTCTTCTCTGGTTCACGGAACAGATGCTGCAGCACAGAAGAACATGAATCAACGTCTGTAGAATGGGATGTTCCCGTGTAAAACCTGTGTCTGACCGACCGTCTTGTTTACCTGAATATCTGGTTTTGGCACATATAGGGTCTTAGACTGGATGGTGGCTGGAGCCTCCTCATCGAGAAACTTGAGAACTACATCCGCCTTACAAAAACAGAAACCTTTATTGATACTGAGCTCAGAAGCAAAGGAACACTTGGATAATTTGATTTGATAGTTAATCCTTACGATCCAGAAACTTACCACGCTCCACAAAATGGGGTTCTCCAGAGTAGCATCTCCAACCATGAGGTGGAGAGCATAGGTTCCAGACATTGAGTCAAACTCAGACTTTCTCTCTGCGGTGTCCAGCTCAAACTTGTAAAGGTTCTTACTGTCTGGCTCTGCCACAAACACAACCTCTTGGCCTGTTTTCGGATTGTGCAGCCTGACAAATGTCTGATGAGTCAAGAGAAAGAAAACTACTGACTCCAATCTGGAAGGTAAGGTAAAAGAATTGTTCTATTATACTGGAAATGAAGATGAAGTAGGATAACTACAAACCTGGTGGGGGGTGAGCTCAACTCCAGTGTTGACATCCACTAACTGGAAGGACATGGCAAAGTTCTGGTGGCCATCAGCGGTAAAGGAGGTCTTGGCCTTGAAGGGGTATTCCACCCTGGAAGAGAAAAACAGACATTGAGCAATATATTTTGGTGTTTGGGACACAAATGGTCCTCAGGGGAAATAGCCTGGAGACTGACCTGGTTGTCTTAGTGCCAATGCTCTGGTCCTTATCCACCACAGACAAATCCATGTTAGTGATGGCAACTTCAGTAGAGACCTTCACTTTCATCTAAAAAGAAGATAGGAGAGATAGAATTTAACATAAAAGATCAGGTTTGACATTCACATGCTAATTCCAACAAAGTGGTGTGATTACTGTCACATTTATAGTGATTACAATTCTGACA containing:
- the ghrh gene encoding somatoliberin isoform X2: MMMERAALLVFCCLVMSLSGSPVYPSIRFGQRDTSILMTSSIENQIPEEQEDNTPLTKSEIRSERHADAIFTNSYRKVLGQISARKFLQTIMGKRLRLLCCVSKGWS
- the ghrh gene encoding somatoliberin isoform X1, giving the protein MMMERAALLVFCCLVMSLSGSPVYPSIRFGQRDTSILMTSSIENQIPEEQEDNTPLTKSEIRSERHADAIFTNSYRKVLGQISARKFLQTIMGKRLREDTESYVKRQSDIYEGTYKHDLTSIQRQQSFRGQHNVKKSRLLCCVSKGWS